The nucleotide sequence TTTCAGAATCCAGATAATTCGTGCAACTGCTCAGAAAGTTGATCTTGTAAAATTATCACTTCTCACTCCTTCAATTTGAGTGGTCAAAAGCAAATTATTCTTTTTGACGGAGTCTGTAATTTTTGCAGTTTCTGGGTTAACTTCGTAATTAAAAGAGATGCAAAAGATATTTTCAGGTTTGCTTCACTTCAATCCGATATTTCAAAAAATCTGATGCGAAAATTTAATTTTGACAGCACTTCGCTGGATACATTTGTTTTAATTGCTGATGATAAATTATATACAAAATCCACAGCAGCACTTCGGGTATGTAAAGAACTTAAAAGTCCGCTTAGAATAATTTATCCTCTGATAACATTTCCGAAATTTATTCGGGATTTTATTTACGATCTGATAGCAAAACATCGTTACAAAATTTTTGGAAAAAGGGAAGTATGTTATCTTCCATCAAGCAATATCAACAAATTTCTTAAATAAAAAACAATTCTTACTTCTGACAGGAAACGAAATTTCAACTGTTCAAGAACCGGATGAAGCGGAAGAAAAGATCAAAATTCAGTAAATTAACGACCACAAAAATTAATTAACTTCGTATTATGGC is from Ignavibacteriota bacterium and encodes:
- a CDS encoding DUF393 domain-containing protein, which produces MSGQKQIILFDGVCNFCSFWVNFVIKRDAKDIFRFASLQSDISKNLMRKFNFDSTSLDTFVLIADDKLYTKSTAALRVCKELKSPLRIIYPLITFPKFIRDFIYDLIAKHRYKIFGKREVCYLPSSNINKFLK